A genomic stretch from Erigeron canadensis isolate Cc75 chromosome 9, C_canadensis_v1, whole genome shotgun sequence includes:
- the LOC122583326 gene encoding uncharacterized mitochondrial protein AtMg00240-like encodes METRTKIHADLNGKSFDQKKYRSMIGSLMYLTASRPDIMFSTCMCARYQANPKESHFQAVKQICRYLKGTVNLGLWYPKDTGFQLVAYSDAGRAGCKLDKKSTLGSVQFLGDSLTEFPSTVIPRVPLLYPAIQYNILKQSI; translated from the exons ATGGAAACTCGAACAAAAATTCATGCTGATTTAAATGGcaaatcttttgatcaaaagaaatatcgcAGTATGATAGGGTCACTCATGTATTTGACTGCCAGTCGCCCGGATATTATGTTTTCCACATGTATGTGTGCAAGGTACCAGGCCAATCCCAAAGAAAGTCATTTTCAGGCTGTCAAACAGATTTGCCGTTACCTTAAAGGCACAGTGAACCTTGGTTTGTGGTATCCAAAGGATACCGGCTTTCAATTAGTTGCATACTCAGATGCTGGCCGTGCAGGTTGTAAGTTGGATAAGAAGAGCACTTTGGGAAGTGTACAGTTTTTAGGGGATAG TTTGACAGAATTCCCATCTACTGTGATCCcaagagtgccattgctatatccTGCAATCCAGtacaatatactaaaacaaagcatatag